A region of the Antedon mediterranea chromosome 4, ecAntMedi1.1, whole genome shotgun sequence genome:
AAGAAACAAATTCTggaaacacaaaaaacaaaaacagtaacgaatacagtaggcctacctatcaGCGGGATTTCTGAAAATAGCAATGACTTTAGCATTTGGTTGCACCACTTCGAAAATATCGGCGTTACTATACTTTGTCGTCTTATAGTTGTTGCAATCCCAAAGCGTTGAAGCCGACCCTTCTCCTATTGATTAGATTGAAAACCGCTTACGTCACATATGCCGCCCAAATTCAGTAAAGGTGGGCTGAATTAAATTACGTTTGCTCAAATCACAACGATTTTAGctatttttctattattaagCGCTTTTTATATACACTAGCTATACCTATAGGCTTATTCATTTTGCAAcacacaaacaaattatttcaatagTCTATTCTGTTTTATGTTCATAATTCCGATCTGCTTGACTTGATTTTTACTGCAATGGATCAtctattaaaaattacaaaGCCCCACAAGAAGAATGAAACCTTACCTATAACTAACCGAGCTGCATCAGCAGTTTTTTTGTCTAACAAGCGTACTATGCGAGATTGCTTATTCAAGTACCAACTTAAACCGGCTGAAATATGTATCAATAGTATTAAGTTATGGACAAAAAAGTAATGCAGTTAATTGTATTACACTGTAACTTTATGATTGACAATGTTAGCATGACCACAAAATGATACTGAATTTATGGATTCCGCTGCTGAAATTTAtcattttaggcctatattatatttaggTCTCAATAATATGGCGATCAAAAACTGATGATACACCGTATATTTTCGTCAAGTtttgtctaaactatcaaacttcatgtgaccaaaaaaatgtgatgtgcccatatatggacatgatgatgtcatatcactaccatcttcggtcatatcactagcatatttgggcacatcacacttttttggtcaaactagtttgatagtgtagacagaggttaaaaTAATAAGAGTTGAAGGAACAGTAAAAGAAACAACATGCCATTAAAACGACGTCTTGTCCACCAGTGCAGCTCCTTCACTGAATGGACCACATCTGGATGCGAGTTTATTTTACTGAATAAATCTGTTGTTCCACTTTTTGGCATTCCAGCAACGTAGAAATAAGGAAGACAGCGAAGCGATTGCTTCGTTTCCCAACATGGATTCTTAAATTTTGAACTAAAAACTTGTGGTATTGATTGAAGTATCTAACAGACAAGATATGGAGATTATTATTGAAGGATTCGTTCATCCTCTAAACATCTATTGAGCTTATTTTGCTTTCCATTTTTTTGAAAcagaaatatatacaaatagAAAGGTTGACAGCATtcttttaaacatgtattgACACCCCCACCCCCATCTTCCCCCAAAAAATAACATGAAACATTAAGATAAATCAATTCAGACTTAGAATAGGTTAGTTTTTAGTATTGATAAAGTTATTCAATTCGGtagaaaaaatgacaaaataaattggtaaATTCATCCAAAGACTTATTTTATAGATTATGTTCCTATCTTTGCTgtaaattgaagaaaaaaaatgtttaattcgATTTGATTCGACAGTTTCATCTCCAAGAGATTATTGTCAACGTGCAGAATTGTTGTtgctttttaatttataatccTATATAAAGAACAGACAGCTTATTTCCACTTACTGAAtaataaatgctttatttgtccatcaaTAAAATAACGATTAAAAATGTTAAGATAAAaaaactaataattaatataataatccTAGTGgccaataacaataacaattatcaACTTACTTGTTTTCCAATGATGTGACGCAAGCTCGTGGGAATGTCCAATTCACTGACGAACTTTCCCTTCATCCTTGTTGAGTTTGAAGTGGTGTTTGTCAGTATTCCTCCTGGAAACGGCAATTTTGGTAATGTTCCATTAGAAAGCCTGGCTATGTAATTTCCTGGTAAAGGGTACCGTAGTTTATCACCTGTATCGGTTTGACTAAAAAGCGTTGATAGAGAGCCTGCAAACGATATAACTAAAATACCAGCCAAAACGGGTGTGCATTTTATCACCTAAATATcaattaatcaaattaaaagtgtTAATACTGTACGAATACCcgaatatataaattaaatcttAGACCTACTAAGTGTACAGACGAAACTATagttcaataaatattaaatttaattatttaagaaattaaaaaatctcACCCACACAccttcaacatttttaaaaccgAACTGATCAATCATTGTTTAGCCAAACTATTGTGCaaatatttgtttcttttacAGGTGGCAGCATACAGTCAACAAAACACACTTTATTCTATTATGGTAGTAAATCTAAAGCACACAATACCCTAACCAGTGGCAGAGTGATTATAGTTTGAAGGAGTGTAGCTtcttgtagtggagctgtagcttggtggttaccGCGCTTGTCTTCCAATCAAAGGTTCAATTCTGACCTAGTGCTAGACCCAGGTCTGttactcacgactctttcaactccactcaaATAAGACTCTTTTTACTGCGTCAAACTTAATCATATATTGTACTAGGCCCAACCACTCACTTTTTCAGGTAATACggattggaccccattggaaataagtttactttttatttgtcgATATAATGGGTTATCCtggtattatttttaatatgtacattgtatattttaactatttttattaatatcgatcgaataaaatcaatcaatcaatgggTATAAgcacaataaaatataaaatagtttatctcatcctgtaattggcgagtttgtgctcgctgttggatgaatatgaaataaataaataaatgtattatacatttattttaaggtGCTAAATATGTCTCAAAATAGTTGAAAACGGTAGAGTTTTGTAAAATTCatttatcaatcaatatattaaattacagtagatttatttataatatgtatctatattataagtgagagagtttgtctgtttgtctgtctgtttgtttgtttgttcgttatacaaaacaaaattttgttactgcacataatcttacatatggggtatcaaaatgaccgcaattgtaccgggaatgttctaagctatatttcaacatcatccgccaacTAGGATCCatgttagggaccaaaatgtggtcaaaacccccactttcgatgtttgttcgttataaacatttctgtttctgcacataaccatacgtatggggtatcaaaatgatggcaattgtacccggaaggttttaaactacatttaaacaaattccCCTGACTCCTGaggtttttgtgggaggggtgggggggggggggatggtgtggtggtttgtgatgtcattttttgctagggctcggggttgtaggctatcgaattgtaaaattatactacaaaagttttacagtattttaattatcctcagcaaggcgtatatagatttacatattttattcattaaccaatatgacacctattcatttacacatttagcaaagtactttaaccatatccagctatgtatcggtctcaTGGGTTGTCTCATTACTGACATCCattcctgtgtgaacatacacacgttgtttactgttaccatgcctccaaggaaaaaacgtcaattgtgggagagtggggttgggagatagggttTGGGAGTTGGGTttcaggggatagtggggatttAATAACATCatttgtactggaaccgtcTTCAACACATCCCCCAGTGTATCAGGGGTGTGTTTGTAAtactagcgtaatgaagtagcctatatgattggaattgtactaggaggctggggaccgcagtatctaaattagatattttaattatcagccaatatgacacctattcatttacacaatttacaacgtacttcaaccattattagacccatcatagctatggtatactcctctcaatttgaagcttaggttgaattgaatttgtccatcactgggaagaatttgtttttaagaaagagtatggggtgttattgaaaagaggggtggaggttggtgagtatagacagatactggcgtcgggtgttatgtactgagaaggctgtaaactaattttgaaacctgccctggggcgggtataattgctagttatacataaatccaaaggcaaattattgaaaaacataATGCTGGATCTT
Encoded here:
- the LOC140047216 gene encoding carbohydrate sulfotransferase 15-like isoform X1; protein product: MLKVIKCTPVLAGILVISFAGSLSTLFSQTDTGDKLRYPLPGNYIARLSNGTLPKLPFPGGILTNTTSNSTRMKGKFVSELDIPTSLRHIIGKQILQSIPQVFSSKFKNPCWETKQSLRCLPYFYVAGMPKSGTTDLFSKINSHPDVVHSVKELHWWTRRRFNAGLSWYLNKQSRIVRLLDKKTADAARLVIGEGSASTLWDCNNYKTTKYSNADIFEVVQPNAKVIAIFRNPADRLYSGYKYFGRRKGDSRSPEKFHSYCLTAVNSLTKCLQTYGERQCVYRSESAALGGRIHVGLYNIFVRDWLNVFPHKNLYFLRTDEWMNCTIAFPKIVEFLELGEMSKKQIVSICNTRRMNTLTVAKQIGPMLPKTRALLNEFYRPYMEDLATVLQDPRYTWS
- the LOC140047216 gene encoding carbohydrate sulfotransferase 15-like isoform X2 — encoded protein: MKGKFVSELDIPTSLRHIIGKQILQSIPQVFSSKFKNPCWETKQSLRCLPYFYVAGMPKSGTTDLFSKINSHPDVVHSVKELHWWTRRRFNAGLSWYLNKQSRIVRLLDKKTADAARLVIGEGSASTLWDCNNYKTTKYSNADIFEVVQPNAKVIAIFRNPADRLYSGYKYFGRRKGDSRSPEKFHSYCLTAVNSLTKCLQTYGERQCVYRSESAALGGRIHVGLYNIFVRDWLNVFPHKNLYFLRTDEWMNCTIAFPKIVEFLELGEMSKKQIVSICNTRRMNTLTVAKQIGPMLPKTRALLNEFYRPYMEDLATVLQDPRYTWS